The segment AGCGCTGTCCGACGGCCCGAATATGCTGTATGTCGACCAGCTGGAGGATCTCCTGAAAGACGTTATTTCCATTGACCATGTGGTAAAACGTCATAAGTAATATGAACCTAAGCTGATAGACAAGCTGTCTTAAATCACAGGGGATGGTTTTATCGGAAAATAATTCATCCCCTTTTAATAAAAAAGGAGGCACTGTCCATGAGTATACAAGAAGAAGCAAAAAAGGTGCTGTCCATTGAGGCGGCAGCCATTGAAAATCTGATTCCCCGGATCAATGAGCGGTTTATGGCGGCGGTAGACAGAATTTTGACCTGTAAAGGCCGGATTGTCATTACCGGTATGGGTAAATCAGGCATTATTGGCAAGAAGATGGCGGCAACCTTTGCCAGTACAGGAACCCCGTCTTTTTTCCTGCATCCGGCGGAAGGTATTCACGGCGACCTGGGCATGGTTACGGCCAACGATATTGTCATTGCCATATCCAGCAGCGGCGAATCGGATGAAATCCTGAATATTTTGCCGGCCATCAAGCGGATCGGGGCGTCGATCATTGCCATGAGCGGCCGGGAAAACTCGACGCTGGGTCAGGCAGCCGATCTGTTTATTGATGTCAGTGTGGAGAAAGAAGCTTGCCCGCTGGGACTGGCGCCGACGGCCAGTACGACGGCCACGCTGGCTATGGGCGACGCTCTGGCTATCGCGTTGCTGTCATCCCGCAAGTTTACCCCGGAGGATTTTGCCTTGTACCATCCCGGCGGTGCGCTGGGACGGAAGCTTTTACTGACGGTGGAAAGCGTCATGCATTCCGGCGAGGAAATGCCGCGGGTGACGTTGGATAGGACAGTGAAGGAAGCGTTGTTCGTTATTACTGATAAGGGACTTGGCGCTACCCTGGTGGTGGATAAAGCTAATACTCTCTTGGGACTCATCACTGATGGCGACATACGTCGCGGTCTGGAAAAAGGGCATGAGTTTCTGGACAAAACGGTAGAGACGCTAATGACCCAGGCACCCCGGACGATTACCTCCGACCGGCTGGCAGCCGAAGCACTCCGGACGATGGAGACAAATCAGCCCCGGCCAATTACCGTGCTGCCGGTAGTGGATGGACAAAACCGGGCAATTGGTATTATTCACCTTACTGACTTATTGCGTCAAGGAGTGGTATAATGGACTATAAGGCGCGGGCCCGGAACATCGAACTTATTGTGTTCGATGTGGACGGCGTGCTGACCGGCGGCCAGCTTATTATCGGCCCGGCGGGGGAAGCCATGAAGTTTTTTCATGCCCATGACGGCATGGGCATTTCGCTGGCTCACCAGGCCGGTCTGTATACCGCCATTGTCACTGCCCGCGAAAGTCAGATTGTGGCTTGGCGTGGTACGGAACTGAAAATCCGGGATATTTGCCAGGGGGAAGATGACAAAGCCAGGGCAGTACGTAATCTGATGGTTAAATATGACCTGAAGCCTGAGCAGGTTGCCTATGTGGGCGACGACCTCAACGATTTGCCGGCCTTCAACCAAGCAGGAATGGCCTGTGCCGTGGGTAATGCCGCCCCTGAGGTAAAGGCCCAGGCTCACTATGTGGCCGGTAAAGACGGCGGACAGGGAGCGGTGCGGGAAATCGTGGAGATGATTTTGAAGTCCCAGGGTAAATGGGACAAACTCGTACAGGCTTATCTGGCGGCAGGAAACCTGCATGTGGTGCAATAAACGGGTGTAGATGGGAGGTGCGGTACGTGGCATCAAACTGGCAATATCATATGTTTAAATCGATGAGCCGCCTGATTTCTTCGCTGCCGTACTCATGGGTCCTACTGATTGGCAAGTGGCTGGGACGACTATATTATCATGTGGCCGGACGGCAGCGGAAAAGAGCCCTGCAGCATATTACCGAAGGCATGTCGCTGACGGTGGCCGAAGGCGAACAAATTATAAAAAGTCTGTTTACTAAAATCGGACAGACCTTTTTGGAGATTATGTACACACCGGTGCTGACACCGCAGAATTTTGAACGGTATATCAGTCTGGAAAACCGGCATTATATGGATGAAGCTCTGGCCCAGGGGCATGGTGTTGTCATTCTGACAGCCCATATCGGCAACTGGGAGTGGCTGGGGGCCGGTTTGGCCCTGACCGGCTGGCCGATTACCAGTGTGATTAAACGGCAGCCAAACGATCAGCATACGCGATTGTTAAATGAGTACCGCGAAATGGTGGGCATGGAAATTTTTGCCCGGGGCACGACCGAACTGGTAGCGGCAGCCAAGGCCATGAAAAAGGGCAAAGCACTCGGCTTTTTGGCCGACCAGGATGCCGGACGCAGTGGGATTTTTGTTGAGTTTTTTGGTAAAACAGCCTCGACGCCACCGGGGCCGGCGGTATTTGCCAAGCGCTTTAAAGCGCCGGTGGTCCCCTGCTTTGCCGTACGCAAGAAAGAAGGCGGCCACCGGCTGCTGATTTATGAACCGATGTACTATCAGGATACGGGCAACGAAACGGAAGATATAAGAAACTTCACCATCCGGATGACCAACCTGCTGGAAAATGTAATCCGGACTTACCCGGACGAGTGGCTGTGGTTTCAAAAACGCTGGACCACCCAGCCGGACAATCCGGTGATGGACAGTCTAAAG is part of the Propionispora hippei DSM 15287 genome and harbors:
- a CDS encoding lysophospholipid acyltransferase family protein — translated: MASNWQYHMFKSMSRLISSLPYSWVLLIGKWLGRLYYHVAGRQRKRALQHITEGMSLTVAEGEQIIKSLFTKIGQTFLEIMYTPVLTPQNFERYISLENRHYMDEALAQGHGVVILTAHIGNWEWLGAGLALTGWPITSVIKRQPNDQHTRLLNEYREMVGMEIFARGTTELVAAAKAMKKGKALGFLADQDAGRSGIFVEFFGKTASTPPGPAVFAKRFKAPVVPCFAVRKKEGGHRLLIYEPMYYQDTGNETEDIRNFTIRMTNLLENVIRTYPDEWLWFQKRWTTQPDNPVMDSLKAATATVAAGEADDRREGEQA
- a CDS encoding KpsF/GutQ family sugar-phosphate isomerase — encoded protein: MSIQEEAKKVLSIEAAAIENLIPRINERFMAAVDRILTCKGRIVITGMGKSGIIGKKMAATFASTGTPSFFLHPAEGIHGDLGMVTANDIVIAISSSGESDEILNILPAIKRIGASIIAMSGRENSTLGQAADLFIDVSVEKEACPLGLAPTASTTATLAMGDALAIALLSSRKFTPEDFALYHPGGALGRKLLLTVESVMHSGEEMPRVTLDRTVKEALFVITDKGLGATLVVDKANTLLGLITDGDIRRGLEKGHEFLDKTVETLMTQAPRTITSDRLAAEALRTMETNQPRPITVLPVVDGQNRAIGIIHLTDLLRQGVV
- a CDS encoding KdsC family phosphatase, producing MDYKARARNIELIVFDVDGVLTGGQLIIGPAGEAMKFFHAHDGMGISLAHQAGLYTAIVTARESQIVAWRGTELKIRDICQGEDDKARAVRNLMVKYDLKPEQVAYVGDDLNDLPAFNQAGMACAVGNAAPEVKAQAHYVAGKDGGQGAVREIVEMILKSQGKWDKLVQAYLAAGNLHVVQ